A single window of Mugil cephalus isolate CIBA_MC_2020 chromosome 1, CIBA_Mcephalus_1.1, whole genome shotgun sequence DNA harbors:
- the LOC125004737 gene encoding NLR family CARD domain-containing protein 3-like, translated as MVVFDHLITIFLTEKPDVARQRKLKSQLKKQFTCVSEGIDRQRTSALLNDIYTDLYIIEGERGEIHKQHESRQVQEAKFKPMREERPIKYHDIFKPASENNPIRTVLTIGMAGIGKTFASTKYMLDWAEGTAVENIHFTFPLPFRELNLRKETEHSFEELLHQFFPAMENSEINDFDKYQILFVLDGLDECRLDLKFNESNKWTDVKKPTSVGVLLTNLIQGKLLPKAQIWITSRPAASNNIPADKVDRVTEVRGFNDEQKEEYFRKRFSDKDLAEKILSHVKKSRSLYIMCHIPVFCWITSKVLEDFVNQNKEEGMPKTLTDMYIHFLLLQCRQANVKYSEEGADQTSETGPCWNARNKETTLSLGKLAYKELKKGNFVFTEDDLTKYHINITNAAVFSGLLTQIKRERRGLYQKKLFCFVHLSIQEFLAAFYAFHTFNNMGENVLTKLTSVVSDVSASDFYKKAVDKALDSKNGDWDLFLRFLLGLSVDTNQTLLQELLKKTENYKKTYKETVEYIKKKINEDNSDPDKNLNLFHCLNELHEHSLVDEVKKYMQSETVAFDSFSASQWSALTFVLLTSDAWLDVFDLKKYVKSEKVLLGLLPLVKVSKTALLSLCELTEESCSGLTSSVFNSPSSNLTELDLSHNDLLDSGVEQLANGLKSLHCKLEILKLPGCQVTDKGCSFLATALKSNKASHLKHLDLNYNHPGENGKKKLSDIAEDPNMKLETVCFDHDGAHRLKPGLKKYCADLKLDESTAGKRLVLSEGNTKVKTKEKVEGYKVERCENSDRFKRTQVFCDKGFKRCCYWEVEWKGKVGIAVAYQRVGRGMDRNGGLGCNDMSWSLICSKTEYTAIHGNTSKDIKGPCCQKIAVFLDWEGGTLSYYRVLPGEFSLIHTFHEKFTDELFPCFWFKKGSVTLCDMN; from the exons ATGGTTGTTTTTGATCATTTGATTACCATTTTTCTTACAGAGAAGCCTGATGTTGCAAGGCAAAGGAAACTCAAGTCTCAACTGAAGAAACAATTCACCTGTGTGTCTGAAGGGATTGATAGACAGAGAACCTCTGCCCTTCTGAATGACATTTATACAGATCTCTACAtcatagagggagagagaggagaaatcCACAAACAGCATGAGTCCAGACAGGTCCAAGAGGCAAAGTTCAAACCAATGAGAGAAGAAAGACCCATTAAATATCACGATATCTTCAAACCTGCATCTGAAAATAATCCCATTAGGACTGTCTTGACGATTGGAATGGCAGGCATTGGAAAAACCTTTGCATCAACGAAGTACATGCTCGACTGGGCCGAGGGTACCGCAGttgaaaacattcatttcacatttccacTTCCTTTCCGGGAGCTGAAtttgagaaaagaaacagaacataGTTTTGAGGAACTTCTTCATCAGTTCTTCCCAGCTATGGAAAATTCAGAGATAAATGACTTTGACAAATATCAAATCCTGTTTGTTCTGGATGGCCTTGATGAATGTCGCCTTGATCTCAAGTTCAATGAAAGTAACAAGTGGACAGATGTGAAGAAGCCAACCTCAGTGGGTGTTCTACTGACAAACCTGATCCAAGGAAAACTGCTTCCTAAAGCTCAAATCTGGATCACCTCCCGGCCTGCAGCCTCCAACAATATTCCTGCTGATAAAGTTGACCGAGTTACAGAGGTACGAGGATTCAATGATGAGCAAAAGGAAGAGTATTTCAGGAAGAGATTCAGTGATAAGGACCTGGCTGAAAAAATCCTCTCACATGTGAAGAAATCAAGGAGTCTgtacatcatgtgtcacatcccagtttTCTGTTGGATCACTTCAAAAGTCCTGGAGGATTTtgtgaaccaaaacaaagaagaggGGATGCCCAAGACTCTGACTGACATGTACATACACTTTCTGTTGCTGCAGTGCAGACAGGCTAATGTGAAGTATAGTGAAGAGGGAGCAGATCAAACTTCTGAGACAGGTCCATGCTGGAATGcaagaaacaaagagacaacCTTATCTTTAGGGAAACTAGCTTATAAGGAGCTAAAGAAAGGAAACTTTGTCTTCACTGAAGACGACCTGACAAAATATCACATTAACATCACAAATGCTGCCGTCTTCTCTGGGTTACTCACTCAGATCAAGAGAGAACGCCGTGGGCTGTACCAAAAGaaactgttttgctttgttCACTTGAGCATTCAAGAGTTTCTGGCTGCATTCTATGCCTTTCACACATTCAACAACATGGGTGAAAATGTGCTCACCAAACTCACTTCAGTGGTTTCAGATGTGTCTGCATCAGACTTCTACAAGAAAGCAGTGGACAAGGCTCTAGATAGCAAAAATGGAGACTGGGATCTGTTTCTGCGCTTTCTGCTTGGACTCTCAGTGGACACTAACCAGACACTGCTGCAAGAGCTgctgaaaaagacagaaaattacAAGAAGACCTACAAGGAAACAGTTGAGTACATCAAAAAGAAGATCAATGAAGACAACAGTGACCCAGATAAAAACCTCAATCTGTTTCACTGTTTGAATGAGCTCCATGAACACTCCCTTGTTGACGAAGTTAAAAAATACATGCAGTCAGAAACAGTGGCTTTTGACAGCTTCTCTGCCTCACAGTGGTCAGCTCTGACTTTCGTGCTGTTGACATCAGACGCATGGCTGGATGTGTTTGATCTTAAGAAGTATGTGAAATCAGAGAAGGTTCTTCTGGGACTGTTGCCATTGGTCAAAGTCTCCAAAACTGCTTT GTTGAGTTTGTGTGAGCTAACTGAAGAATCCTGCAGTGGTCTGACATCTTCAGTCTTCAACTCTCCGTCCTCCAATCTCacagagctggacctgagtcaTAACGACCTGCTTGATTCAGGTGTGGAGCAACTTGCAAATGGACTTAAGAGTCTCCACTGTAAATTGGAGATTCTCAA GTTGCCAGGTTGTCAGGTGACAGATAAAGGCTGCTCTTTCCTGGCCACAGCTCTCAAGTCCAACAAAGCCTCCCACCTTAAACACCTGGATCTGAATTACAATCATCCCGGAGAAAATGGGAAGAAGAAGCTCTCTGATATCGCTGAGGATCCAAATATGAAGCTAGAGACAGTGTG tttcgACCATGATGGAGCACATCGTTTAAAACCAGGACTGAAGAAGT attgTGCAGATCTGAAACTTGATGAAAGCACAGCAGGCAAAAGGCTTGTTCTGTCTGAAGggaacacaaaagtaaaaactaaagaaaaggTGGAGGGGTACAAAGTTGAACGATGTGAAAACAGCGACAGGTTTAAGAGGACACAGGTGTTTTGTGATAAGGGCTTCAAACGGTGTTGCTACTGGGAGGTGGAATGGAAAGGGAAGGTCGGTATTGCCGTGGCATATCAGAGAGTGGGTAGAGGAATGGACCGTAATGGAGGCCTAGGATGCAATGACATGTCCTGGAGTCTGATTTGCTCCAAGACTGAATACACTGCTATACATGGGAACACATCAAAAGATATTAAAGGACCCTGTTGCCAAAAAATAGCAGTGTTCCTGGACTGGGAAGGTGGAACTCTGAGTTATTATAGAGTCTTACCAGGAGAGTTCAGTCTCATTCACACCTTCCATGAAAAATTCACAGATGAACTGTTCCCATGCTTCTGGTTTAAGAAGGGCTCTGTGACCTTATGTGACATGAACTGA